The Papio anubis isolate 15944 chromosome 1, Panubis1.0, whole genome shotgun sequence genome window below encodes:
- the HCRTR1 gene encoding orexin receptor type 1 — protein MEPSATPGAQMGVPTGSREPSPVPPDYEDEFLRYLWRDYLYPKQYEWVLIAAYVAVFLVALVGNTLVCLAVWRNHHMRTVTNYFIVNLSLADVLVTAICLPVSLLVDITESWLFGHALCKVIPYLQAVSVSVAVLTLSFIALDRWYAICHPLLFKSTARRARGSILGIWAVSLTVMVPQAAVMECSSVLPELANRTRLFSVCDERWADDLYPKIYHSCFFIVTYLAPLGLMAMAYFQIFRKLWGRQIPGTTSALVRNWKRPSDQLGDLEQGLSGQTQPRARAFLAEVKQMRARRKTAKMLMVVLLVFALCYLPISVLNVLKRVFGMFRQASDREAVYACFTFSHWLVYANSAANPIIYNFLSGKFREQFKAAFSCCLPGPGPCGSLKAPSPRSSASHKSLSLQSRCSVSKLSEHVVLTSVTTVLP, from the exons ATGGAGCCCTCAGCCACCCCAGGGGCCCAGATGGGGGTCCCCACTGGCAGCAGGGAGCCATCCCCTGTGCCTCCAGACTATGAAGACGAGTTTCTCCGCTATCTGTGGCGCGATTATCTGTACCCAAAACAGTACGAGTGGGTCCTCATCGCAGCCTATGTGGCTGTGTTCCTCGTGGCCCTGGTGGGCAACACGCTGG TCTGCCTGGCCGTGTGGCGGAACCACCACATGAGGACGGTCACCAACTACTTCATCGTCAACCTGTCCCTGGCTGACGTTCTGGTAACTGCCATCTGCCTGCCGGTCAGCCTGCTGGTGGACATCACTGAGTCCTGGCTGTTCGGCCATGCCCTCTGCAAGGTCATCCCCTATCTACAG GCCGTGTCCGTGTCAGTGGCAGTGCTGACTCTCAGCTTCATCGCCCTGGACCGCTGGTATGCCATCTGCCACCCACTATTGTTCAAGAGCACAGCCCGGCGGGCCCGTGGCTCCATCCTGGGCATCTGGGCTGTGTCGCTGACTGTCATGGTGCCCCAGGCTGCAGTCATGGAATGCAGCAGTGTGCTGCCCGAGCTAGCCAACCGCACACGGCTCTTCTCGGTCTGTGATGAACGCTGGGCAG ATGACCTATATCCCAAGATCTACCACAGTTGCTTCTTCATTGTCACCTACCTGGCCCCACTGGGCCTCATGGCCATGGCCTATTTCCAGATATTCCGCAAGCTCTGGGGCCGCCAG ATTCCCGGCACCACCTCAGCACTGGTGCGAAACTGGAAGCGCCCCTCAGACCAGCTGGGGGACCTGGAGCAGGGCCTGAGTGGACAGACCCAGCCCCGGGCCCGCGCCTTCCTGGCTGAAGTGAAGCAGATGCGTGCGCGGAGGAAGACAGCCAAGATGCTGATGGTGGTGCTGCTGGTCTTTGCCCTCTGCTACCTGCCCATCAGTGTCCTCAATGTCCTTAAGAG GGTGTTCGGGATGTTCCGCCAAGCCAGTGACCGCGAAGCTGTCTACGCCTGCTTCACCTTCTCCCACTGGCTGGTGTACGCCAACAGTGCTGCCAACCCCATCATCTACAACTTCCTCAGTG GCAAATTCCGGGAGCAGTTTAAGGCTGCCTTCTCCTGCTGCCTGCCCGGCCCGGGTCCCTGCGGCTCTCTGAAGGCCCCTAGTCCCCGCTCCTCTGCCAGCCACAAGTCCTTGTCCTTGCAGAGCCGATGCTCCGTCTCCAAACTCTCTGAGCATGTGGTGCTCACCAGCGTCACCACAGTGCTGCCTTGA